One genomic region from Streptomyces sp. NBC_01431 encodes:
- a CDS encoding TIGR03086 family metal-binding protein, which yields MTETAHPATASAAASTANVPRDFAQAVTLAGRTIAALAPDQYDAPTPCPGYTVRDLASHLVAVLRRVAAMGRGEDPFALPGLAADVADGAWQTAWDAAARETAAAWARPEALSRVLRLPFGALTGAAVLGRYSTEFTLHTWDLATATGQQPAWDPAVLAAAVAAMHRAVPAEPRGGRVPFGAVVDVAADAPDIDRLVAWYGRRP from the coding sequence ATGACCGAAACCGCGCACCCCGCAACGGCTTCCGCCGCCGCTTCCACCGCCAACGTCCCCCGCGACTTCGCCCAGGCCGTCACCCTGGCCGGACGCACCATCGCCGCCCTCGCGCCCGACCAGTACGACGCACCGACCCCCTGCCCCGGCTACACCGTCCGCGACCTCGCGAGCCACCTGGTCGCCGTACTGCGCAGGGTCGCCGCGATGGGGCGGGGCGAGGACCCCTTCGCGCTGCCCGGACTCGCGGCGGACGTCGCCGACGGCGCGTGGCAGACCGCCTGGGACGCCGCCGCGCGGGAAACCGCTGCCGCATGGGCGCGACCCGAAGCCCTGAGCCGAGTGCTGCGACTGCCGTTCGGCGCGCTGACCGGCGCGGCCGTCCTCGGCCGGTACAGCACCGAATTCACCCTCCACACCTGGGACCTGGCCACCGCGACCGGACAGCAGCCCGCTTGGGATCCGGCCGTGCTGGCCGCAGCCGTCGCCGCCATGCACCGCGCCGTCCCGGCCGAACCGCGCGGAGGCCGGGTGCCGTTCGGCGCCGTCGTGGACGTCGCGGCGGACGCCCCCGACATCGACCGACTCGTGGCCTGGTACGGCCGCAGGCCATGA
- a CDS encoding bifunctional metallophosphatase/5'-nucleotidase, protein MAATGTPALATGHAHDAASASEYVDVQLLSITDLHGYLQAPPAGDAVITGAGGEQFVVGGVPYLAAHLKALRAGRANSIFFAPGDLFSGWEFPAETLADEPTIEALNRMGLDFATAGNHEFDRTPGFMIDHMEQGRPYTGSGWTNSFPDSTGRTFPGANFRYYCANMLWGNSGKTVLPPVNVEWVQGPGGRRLPIGFIHLTVTGTETSSTGFQTALRMLDELQTANRYAALLKSQGVNAIVLSMHDGAVAGSDFNSGTEPTGPAYDLALAASPDIDAIVTGHWHCAFNMMVPDPAGRPRPFIEAGCHAQMINEINLRLDPVTGSVVRALTTSTNHPNTHDVTPDQDLKDTADYWTGYAQNRGATRIGRQTASFTRTLNSSGESTMGNLAADWALWAGAQPLDPFDTGNIYSNVPADLALIALAPRQGPSVINTDLTLDATTQGAVSYRKAFNAVGYGNPILTATVTGQSIHDALEQQWAMKGTVLTYAPLAVSHNVRYTFDAAGSAGNRVNPADVLIDGTPLDPHATYRLATTAYTLIGADDYPALLNHTEPVRHTRDFESFVAYVQSQSVLTPAPLGRVSPRNTTALRAETGRLMPLPRTLNADDTPRVAVAGGNGGPGRC, encoded by the coding sequence ATGGCGGCAACGGGCACTCCGGCCCTGGCCACCGGCCACGCACACGACGCCGCGAGCGCATCCGAGTACGTGGACGTGCAGTTGCTCAGTATCACGGACCTGCACGGCTATCTACAGGCCCCGCCCGCCGGGGACGCGGTCATCACCGGCGCGGGCGGCGAGCAGTTCGTCGTCGGCGGAGTGCCCTACCTCGCCGCGCACCTGAAGGCCCTGCGGGCGGGACGCGCCAACTCGATCTTCTTCGCGCCGGGGGACCTCTTCTCCGGCTGGGAGTTCCCGGCCGAGACGCTGGCCGACGAGCCGACCATCGAGGCCCTGAACCGGATGGGGCTCGACTTCGCGACGGCGGGTAACCACGAGTTCGACCGCACCCCCGGCTTCATGATCGACCATATGGAGCAGGGCAGACCGTATACGGGCTCGGGCTGGACCAACAGCTTCCCCGATTCCACCGGGCGGACCTTTCCCGGCGCGAACTTCCGTTACTACTGCGCCAACATGCTGTGGGGGAATTCGGGAAAGACCGTCCTTCCCCCGGTGAATGTGGAATGGGTTCAGGGGCCGGGCGGCCGACGGCTGCCGATCGGATTCATTCATCTCACCGTCACCGGCACCGAAACCTCTTCGACCGGATTCCAGACGGCGCTGCGCATGCTGGACGAGTTGCAGACCGCGAACCGTTATGCGGCGCTCCTCAAGTCGCAGGGAGTCAACGCGATTGTGCTGAGCATGCACGACGGGGCGGTGGCCGGAAGCGACTTCAACAGCGGCACCGAGCCCACCGGTCCCGCCTACGACCTCGCGCTCGCCGCGTCGCCCGACATCGACGCGATCGTCACCGGGCACTGGCACTGCGCGTTCAACATGATGGTGCCCGACCCGGCCGGCCGGCCCCGCCCGTTCATCGAGGCGGGCTGCCACGCGCAGATGATCAACGAGATCAACCTCCGCCTCGACCCGGTGACCGGCAGCGTCGTACGGGCCCTGACCACGTCGACCAACCACCCCAACACCCATGACGTGACGCCCGATCAGGACCTCAAGGACACCGCCGACTACTGGACCGGATACGCCCAGAACCGGGGCGCGACCCGCATCGGCCGGCAGACCGCGTCGTTCACCCGCACCCTCAACAGCTCGGGCGAGAGCACGATGGGCAACCTCGCGGCGGACTGGGCGCTGTGGGCCGGGGCACAGCCCCTGGACCCGTTCGACACCGGGAACATCTACTCCAACGTCCCCGCCGACCTGGCTCTGATCGCGCTCGCCCCCCGGCAGGGGCCCAGCGTCATCAACACCGACCTCACCCTCGACGCGACCACCCAGGGCGCGGTCTCCTACCGCAAGGCGTTCAATGCGGTGGGCTACGGAAACCCCATCCTCACGGCCACCGTCACCGGCCAGTCCATCCACGACGCGCTGGAACAGCAGTGGGCGATGAAGGGCACCGTCCTCACCTACGCGCCGCTCGCCGTGTCGCACAACGTGCGGTACACCTTCGACGCCGCCGGGTCGGCCGGAAACCGGGTGAACCCGGCGGACGTCCTCATCGACGGCACCCCGCTCGATCCACACGCCACCTACCGGCTCGCCACGACGGCGTACACCCTGATCGGCGCGGACGACTACCCCGCGCTGCTCAACCACACCGAACCGGTGCGCCACACCCGCGACTTCGAATCGTTCGTCGCGTACGTCCAGAGCCAGTCGGTCCTCACCCCCGCCCCCCTCGGCCGGGTCTCCCCGCGCAACACCACCGCTCTGCGCGCGGAGACCGGACGCCTGATGCCCCTGCCCCGGACCCTCAACGCGGACGACACCCCCCGGGTGGCGGTGGCGGGCGGAAACGGCGGGCCGGGGCGCTGCTGA
- a CDS encoding glycoside hydrolase family 88 protein: MNRRQLLFSSAALAAAVPLASAPAAVAHARLPRRDEIVAVLRRVADHWIGAHADPGDNGWARATFFSGLMALHRITGEARYLAHAQGWAESHSYGLIGGVTTRHADNQCAGQAYLDLYAVEPDPHRLAAIEECLRRMVFVDRPDKDDDWWWADALHMAMPPFARIAVLRGDYAYADKLYRLYLHAKRAEGGPGLWDPALGLWFRDKKFVPGLPGAVTSPSGKPVVWSRGDGWAAGAHVKTLKALPPGAPHTDEYRATLAQLLGAAGRVQRADGFWNVNLADPAHFPGPETSGTAFLTYGTAYAVRTGLVGHRAFLPVAARAWQGLVTTAVHPDGFLGYVQGVGDRPDSSQPVTYDTTADFGVGAFLLAGTELAALCQAGAGRAVSPYPSAS, encoded by the coding sequence ATGAACCGACGTCAACTCCTCTTCAGCAGCGCGGCGTTGGCCGCCGCAGTCCCCCTTGCCTCCGCGCCCGCCGCCGTCGCCCACGCCCGGCTGCCGCGCCGGGACGAAATCGTGGCCGTCCTGCGCCGGGTCGCCGACCACTGGATCGGCGCGCACGCCGACCCCGGCGACAACGGCTGGGCGCGGGCCACGTTCTTCAGCGGTCTGATGGCCCTGCACCGGATCACGGGCGAGGCGCGCTATCTCGCCCATGCGCAAGGCTGGGCAGAGAGTCACTCCTACGGCCTCATCGGCGGCGTCACGACCCGGCACGCCGACAACCAGTGCGCGGGCCAGGCCTATCTCGACCTGTACGCCGTCGAGCCCGATCCACACAGACTCGCGGCCATCGAGGAGTGTCTGCGCCGCATGGTCTTCGTCGACCGGCCCGACAAGGATGACGACTGGTGGTGGGCGGACGCGCTGCACATGGCGATGCCGCCGTTCGCCCGGATCGCGGTGCTGCGCGGCGACTACGCGTACGCCGACAAGCTCTACCGGCTCTACCTGCACGCCAAGCGCGCCGAGGGGGGACCCGGGCTCTGGGATCCGGCGCTCGGGCTGTGGTTCCGCGACAAGAAATTCGTGCCCGGCCTGCCGGGAGCCGTCACCTCGCCGTCCGGGAAGCCCGTGGTCTGGTCGCGCGGCGACGGCTGGGCGGCCGGCGCCCATGTCAAGACGCTCAAGGCGCTCCCGCCGGGCGCACCGCACACCGACGAGTACCGCGCGACCCTCGCCCAGCTGCTCGGCGCGGCCGGGCGGGTGCAGCGGGCCGACGGCTTCTGGAACGTCAATCTCGCCGACCCCGCCCATTTCCCCGGCCCCGAGACCAGCGGCACGGCCTTCCTCACCTACGGCACCGCGTACGCGGTCCGGACCGGGCTCGTCGGCCACCGAGCGTTCCTGCCGGTAGCCGCGCGTGCCTGGCAGGGCCTTGTCACCACCGCCGTGCACCCTGACGGTTTCCTCGGATACGTCCAGGGCGTCGGCGACCGCCCCGACTCCAGCCAGCCCGTCACCTACGACACGACCGCGGACTTCGGCGTCGGCGCGTTCCTCCTGGCGGGTACGGAGCTCGCCGCGCTGTGCCAGGCGGGCGCCGGGCGGGCGGTCTCACCGTACCCCTCGGCCTCTTGA
- a CDS encoding helix-turn-helix transcriptional regulator, which produces MRADRLVATLLFLQTRGRVTVAELAAELETSERTARRDLEALAASGVPVYSQRGRGGGWSLVGGARTDLTGLTADEIRALFLVAGPLSTTPASRTALRKLVRALPSPLRSGAEAASRAQISDGLDWSRSPVAAQGSHLDALRHAVVDGIQVRLGYARPGSPAGERTVHPLGLASKAGTEYLVAGTDRGMRIFRLSRITHVEPTGTPVVRPDGFDLAEAWRSLAARMEDRMLSATVQAHADADAEPVLRGLFGSRLRIMGPLPNGRMEIEVDGPSVEVVAAQMAGLGRRVEVLAPPKARQRLASLAGELAALYGPAGNAPTAAAGGSGGPEHSRTPHPA; this is translated from the coding sequence ATGCGAGCTGACCGCTTGGTGGCGACCCTGTTGTTCCTCCAGACCCGTGGCCGGGTGACCGTGGCCGAGCTGGCGGCAGAGCTGGAGACCTCCGAGCGCACCGCGCGGCGCGACCTGGAGGCGCTCGCCGCATCCGGTGTCCCGGTGTATTCGCAGCGCGGGCGCGGTGGCGGCTGGTCGCTGGTCGGCGGCGCCCGCACGGACCTCACCGGGCTGACGGCCGACGAGATCCGTGCGCTGTTCCTGGTCGCGGGGCCGCTGTCGACCACGCCCGCCTCGCGTACGGCGCTGCGCAAACTCGTCCGGGCCCTGCCGTCACCCCTGCGTTCCGGCGCCGAAGCCGCGTCGCGGGCCCAGATCTCCGACGGCCTGGACTGGTCGCGCTCCCCCGTCGCGGCCCAGGGCTCGCACCTCGACGCGCTCCGGCACGCCGTGGTGGACGGCATACAGGTCCGGCTCGGGTACGCCCGCCCCGGCAGCCCCGCCGGCGAGCGGACGGTGCATCCGCTGGGCCTCGCGTCCAAGGCGGGCACCGAGTACCTGGTGGCGGGCACCGACCGGGGGATGCGGATCTTCCGGCTCAGCCGCATCACCCACGTTGAACCGACCGGCACTCCCGTCGTGCGGCCGGACGGCTTCGACCTCGCGGAGGCCTGGCGGTCGCTGGCCGCACGCATGGAGGACCGCATGCTCTCAGCGACCGTCCAGGCCCACGCCGATGCGGACGCCGAACCCGTCCTGCGGGGACTGTTCGGCAGCCGTCTGCGCATCATGGGCCCGCTGCCCAACGGCCGGATGGAGATCGAAGTTGACGGACCATCAGTAGAGGTCGTCGCCGCGCAGATGGCCGGGCTCGGCCGGCGTGTCGAAGTCCTGGCGCCCCCAAAGGCCCGGCAGCGGCTCGCCTCCCTGGCCGGGGAACTCGCCGCACTCTACGGGCCTGCGGGAAACGCCCCCACGGCGGCGGCCGGGGGCTCGGGCGGCCCGGAGCACTCCCGCACCCCTCACCCCGCTTGA
- a CDS encoding bifunctional metallophosphatase/5'-nucleotidase, whose amino-acid sequence MTATGSLGALVATGAPAFATPHARDAASAYEYVDVQLLSITDLHGFLQDAPAEDARITGAGGRVYRVGGVAYLAAHLERLRAGRANSLFFAPGDLFSGWTIDAESLGDEPTIEALNRLGLDFATAGNHEFDRTPGYLTGHMEHGIPYPGMGNTNSFQDSQGDPFDGAKFRYYSANAVWRHSGRPVLAPYNIEWVTAPGGRRLPIAFIHLTTLGTERFSTSFQPALATLDEVASVNRYAADLKARGVNAIVLSMHDGAVAGDDFNAGTSPSGPAYDLALTVSADIDVIVTGHWHCAFNMMLPDPRGKPRPFVEAGCHGQIINEINLRLDPRTGAVVRALTTSTNHPNTRDVSPDPALKEVADYWTGYAIRRSTAPVGRVTASFSDRLNPTGQSPMGNLVADWALWAGRQKPDSFDNGNIHPNTPADLALIAVAPRIGRSVISRGLPRHASSDGTITFDQVRRSVGYGCPIVTATVTGQHIHDALEQQWSLSGTQLIYAPLAVSANVRYAFDAAAPPGGRVHPAHVLINGVPLDLGATYRLASTSYTFIGADGYPALSGYTEAVRHTRDFESFAAFVRLNSSLSPRELNRVTVINGSAPGARIGCRAPRLLLRAAPVPGVRTCEDQLLAPAKRAP is encoded by the coding sequence ATGACCGCGACGGGATCGCTCGGTGCCCTCGTGGCGACCGGGGCGCCCGCCTTCGCCACCCCGCACGCCCGGGACGCCGCGAGCGCGTACGAGTACGTGGACGTGCAGCTGCTCAGCATCACCGACCTGCACGGCTTCCTCCAGGACGCGCCCGCGGAGGATGCCCGGATCACCGGAGCGGGCGGCCGCGTATACCGGGTGGGCGGGGTGGCCTACCTGGCGGCCCATCTGGAACGGCTGCGCGCGGGCCGTGCCAACTCGCTCTTCTTCGCTCCCGGTGATCTGTTCTCGGGGTGGACGATCGACGCGGAGTCGCTGGGCGACGAGCCCACCATCGAGGCACTCAACCGGCTCGGCCTCGACTTCGCGACGGCGGGCAACCACGAATTCGACCGCACGCCCGGCTACTTGACCGGCCACATGGAACACGGCATCCCGTACCCGGGGATGGGGAACACCAACTCCTTCCAGGACTCCCAGGGTGATCCGTTCGACGGCGCGAAGTTCCGCTACTACAGCGCCAACGCCGTCTGGCGGCACAGCGGGCGCCCCGTGCTCGCCCCGTACAACATCGAATGGGTCACCGCGCCGGGCGGGCGGCGCCTGCCGATCGCCTTCATCCACCTCACGACGCTGGGCACGGAACGCTTCTCCACCTCCTTCCAGCCCGCGCTCGCGACACTGGACGAGGTCGCCTCCGTCAACCGGTACGCCGCGGACCTGAAGGCACGCGGCGTCAACGCCATCGTCCTGAGCATGCACGACGGAGCCGTGGCCGGTGACGACTTCAACGCCGGCACGAGCCCCAGCGGGCCCGCCTACGACCTGGCGCTGACCGTCTCGGCGGACATCGACGTGATCGTCACCGGGCACTGGCACTGCGCGTTCAACATGATGCTGCCCGACCCCCGCGGCAAGCCCCGCCCCTTCGTCGAGGCGGGCTGCCACGGGCAGATCATCAACGAGATCAACCTCCGGCTCGACCCGCGCACCGGCGCGGTCGTGCGCGCCCTGACCACCTCCACCAACCACCCCAACACCCGCGACGTGTCCCCCGACCCGGCACTCAAGGAGGTCGCCGACTACTGGACCGGCTACGCGATCCGGCGCAGCACCGCCCCCGTCGGCCGCGTCACCGCCTCCTTCAGTGACCGCCTCAACCCCACGGGGCAGAGCCCGATGGGAAACCTGGTGGCCGACTGGGCCCTGTGGGCCGGCCGACAGAAGCCCGACTCCTTCGACAACGGGAACATCCACCCGAACACGCCCGCCGACCTGGCCCTGATCGCCGTGGCACCCCGCATCGGCCGCAGCGTCATCAGCAGGGGCCTGCCGCGCCACGCCTCGTCGGACGGGACCATCACCTTCGACCAGGTCCGACGGTCGGTCGGCTACGGCTGCCCGATCGTCACCGCAACCGTCACCGGGCAGCACATCCACGACGCCCTCGAACAGCAATGGAGCCTGTCGGGCACGCAGCTCATCTACGCGCCCCTCGCCGTCTCCGCCAACGTGCGCTACGCCTTCGACGCGGCCGCGCCCCCCGGCGGCCGCGTCCACCCCGCCCATGTCCTCATCAACGGCGTCCCGCTCGACCTCGGTGCCACCTACCGGCTCGCCTCGACCTCGTACACCTTCATCGGCGCGGACGGCTATCCCGCTCTGAGCGGATACACCGAAGCCGTCCGCCACACCCGCGACTTCGAGAGCTTCGCCGCCTTCGTGCGTCTCAACTCCAGCCTGTCGCCGAGGGAGTTGAACCGGGTGACGGTGATCAACGGATCTGCTCCGGGCGCCCGGATCGGCTGTCGGGCCCCGCGGCTCCTTCTCCGCGCCGCGCCCGTCCCGGGCGTCCGGACGTGCGAGGACCAGCTCTTGGCCCCGGCGAAGCGCGCGCCTTGA
- a CDS encoding MerR family transcriptional regulator, whose amino-acid sequence MRIGELSERTGTSRRLLRYYEEQGLIVSARSSNGYRDYGEDFVDRVMQIRGLLDAGLPTRIIKQILPCLDKPRVIHFPDATPEMIATLTLERDRMTQRIACLIRNRDAVSEYLDTVTGTISADPTPEASGMR is encoded by the coding sequence ATGCGTATCGGAGAGCTGTCGGAGCGCACCGGCACATCGCGTCGGCTGTTGCGCTACTACGAGGAGCAGGGCCTCATCGTCTCCGCCCGCTCCTCCAACGGCTACCGCGATTACGGCGAGGACTTCGTGGACCGGGTCATGCAGATCCGGGGGCTGCTCGACGCCGGGCTCCCGACGCGCATCATCAAGCAGATCCTGCCCTGCCTCGACAAGCCCAGGGTCATCCATTTCCCGGACGCCACGCCGGAGATGATCGCCACTCTGACGCTCGAACGCGATCGGATGACGCAGCGCATCGCCTGCCTGATCCGCAACCGTGACGCCGTTTCCGAGTACCTCGACACGGTGACCGGCACCATCAGCGCCGACCCCACGCCTGAAGCGTCCGGGATGCGTTGA
- a CDS encoding SDR family oxidoreductase — protein MIVVTGATGNVGRPLVRALAAAGEEVTAVSRQLPSSSHPLDGVRHVAADLADPAGLASVLDGAEALHLLIAGGSEHVDPHRVLDAAKSGGVRRVVLQSSQIVGTRPGAASHLHLAAFEDAVRRSGLGWTILRPGGFHSNAFMWAESVRSHRTVAAPFPDTGLPAVDPADIAEVASLALRDPAHAERTYELTGPAPVSPREQARAIGDAVGSPIRFVALSRDAARAELSRFMPEPVVDGTLGILGEPSPAEQRVSPAVEQLLRRPPRTFADWAARNSAAFR, from the coding sequence ATGATCGTAGTAACCGGAGCAACCGGGAACGTAGGCCGTCCGCTGGTGCGGGCGCTCGCCGCCGCGGGCGAGGAAGTGACCGCCGTGTCGCGTCAACTCCCTTCCTCCTCACACCCGTTGGATGGAGTGCGTCACGTCGCGGCCGACCTGGCCGATCCGGCCGGCCTCGCGTCCGTCCTCGACGGAGCCGAAGCGCTCCACCTCCTCATCGCCGGAGGCAGCGAACACGTGGACCCGCACCGCGTCCTCGACGCGGCGAAGTCCGGCGGGGTGCGACGCGTGGTCCTGCAGTCCTCCCAGATCGTCGGCACACGGCCCGGCGCGGCTTCCCATCTGCACCTCGCGGCGTTCGAGGACGCGGTGCGGCGGTCGGGTCTCGGATGGACGATCCTGCGACCGGGCGGCTTCCACTCCAACGCCTTCATGTGGGCGGAGTCGGTCCGCTCCCACCGCACCGTGGCGGCACCCTTCCCCGACACCGGGCTGCCGGCCGTCGACCCGGCCGACATCGCGGAAGTGGCGTCCCTGGCGTTGCGCGACCCCGCTCACGCGGAGCGCACCTACGAGCTCACGGGCCCGGCGCCGGTCTCCCCGCGCGAACAGGCGCGAGCCATCGGCGACGCGGTGGGAAGCCCCATACGGTTCGTCGCCCTGAGCCGCGACGCGGCGCGGGCGGAGCTCTCGCGGTTCATGCCGGAACCGGTCGTGGACGGCACCCTCGGCATCCTGGGCGAACCGTCGCCCGCCGAGCAGCGGGTGAGCCCGGCAGTGGAGCAGCTCCTGCGCCGCCCGCCGCGCACCTTCGCCGACTGGGCGGCGCGCAACAGCGCGGCGTTCCGGTGA
- a CDS encoding formylglycine-generating enzyme family protein produces MDVGAVAAEQMIAIPAGQVTLADRRTQRRWTVEVEACRLAAFPVTQARYAQVTGRRPSVAQGDRLPVEGVSWLDAVAFCNELSRQQALAPAYRLKGDSEDVEWDTSADGYRLPTEAEWEYACRAGTAGARYGPLDEIAWYRGNAHDRIHDVGGRIPNPWGLYDTLGNVWEWCWDLYDPEVYGSYRVLRGGGWFDEPWSCRASVRRRSHPTFRIDDVGFRVARSLSS; encoded by the coding sequence ATGGATGTGGGCGCGGTAGCGGCAGAGCAGATGATCGCCATCCCGGCGGGGCAGGTGACGCTGGCGGACCGGCGCACCCAACGCAGGTGGACCGTCGAGGTCGAGGCCTGCCGACTGGCGGCGTTCCCGGTAACTCAGGCGCGCTACGCACAGGTCACCGGTCGGCGGCCGAGCGTCGCACAGGGCGACCGGCTGCCCGTCGAGGGCGTTTCCTGGCTGGACGCGGTCGCCTTCTGCAACGAGCTGTCCCGGCAGCAGGCACTGGCGCCCGCCTACCGCCTGAAGGGCGACTCGGAGGACGTCGAGTGGGACACCTCCGCCGACGGCTACCGACTGCCGACCGAAGCCGAGTGGGAGTACGCGTGCCGTGCGGGTACGGCCGGAGCGCGCTACGGGCCGCTCGACGAGATCGCCTGGTACCGGGGCAACGCGCACGACCGGATTCACGACGTCGGTGGCAGGATCCCCAACCCGTGGGGCCTGTACGACACATTGGGCAATGTGTGGGAGTGGTGCTGGGACCTGTATGACCCCGAGGTCTACGGCAGCTACCGGGTGCTGCGTGGAGGCGGATGGTTCGACGAACCCTGGAGCTGCCGGGCATCGGTACGGCGCCGCAGCCACCCCACCTTCCGCATCGACGACGTGGGATTCCGGGTCGCACGGTCCCTCTCGTCCTGA
- a CDS encoding class I SAM-dependent methyltransferase produces the protein MSQTTSAPAASPARFSDVKGWFWPADQLLFDWFLTRQDKAPRQAGDLLELGAYLGKSAIFLGGYLRPGEEFTVCDLFDSPAPDDPNSAEMGRSYATLTRRAFEANYLAFHAELPTVVQAPTSVIASRLRPDSCRFIHIDASHLYEHVHGDIEAARELAGPDAIVAFDDFRAEHCPGVAAAVWEAVATKELKLICITGTKAYGTWGDAQPVRAELLEWLASRTDLWHGVEEVAGAPLIRISGKKAQAPTPPQPLGPVRPEAEGAGFDSTEVAAPAPAARPRGLLARALGSRRR, from the coding sequence ATGTCACAAACGACGAGTGCTCCGGCCGCGTCCCCGGCCCGCTTCTCCGATGTCAAAGGCTGGTTCTGGCCGGCCGATCAACTGCTCTTCGACTGGTTCCTGACGCGTCAGGACAAGGCCCCGCGTCAGGCCGGAGACCTGCTGGAACTCGGTGCCTATCTGGGCAAGAGCGCGATCTTCCTCGGTGGGTACCTGCGGCCCGGCGAGGAGTTCACGGTCTGCGACCTCTTCGACTCGCCGGCTCCCGACGATCCCAACAGCGCGGAGATGGGCCGGTCGTACGCGACACTGACCCGCCGCGCCTTCGAGGCGAACTACCTCGCCTTCCATGCGGAACTGCCCACCGTCGTCCAGGCGCCGACATCGGTGATCGCCTCCCGGCTCCGGCCGGACAGCTGCCGGTTCATCCACATCGACGCCTCGCACCTGTACGAGCACGTGCACGGCGACATCGAGGCCGCCAGGGAACTGGCCGGGCCCGACGCGATCGTGGCGTTCGACGACTTCCGGGCCGAGCACTGCCCGGGGGTGGCGGCGGCCGTCTGGGAGGCGGTCGCGACCAAGGAGCTGAAGCTCATCTGCATCACCGGCACGAAGGCGTACGGGACTTGGGGTGACGCGCAGCCGGTACGGGCCGAACTGCTGGAGTGGCTCGCATCCCGCACGGACCTGTGGCACGGGGTGGAAGAGGTGGCGGGTGCGCCGCTCATCCGGATCAGCGGCAAGAAGGCCCAGGCTCCGACTCCACCGCAGCCCCTCGGTCCGGTGCGGCCGGAGGCGGAAGGCGCGGGGTTCGACTCCACAGAGGTGGCCGCCCCCGCTCCGGCGGCGCGCCCCCGTGGTCTGCTGGCCCGCGCGCTGGGGAGCCGACGCCGCTGA
- a CDS encoding RNA polymerase sigma factor: protein MAVTAASATEAVEAVFRIESARIIAGVARIVRDVGIAEELAQDALVAALEQWPASGVPDKPGAWFMATAKHRAIDLVRRKETYARKLAEVGRAMEDVPPPDQADLDDPDRIDDDLLRLIFTACHPVLSTPARIALTLRLLGGLTTQEIARAFLAPEPTVAQRIVRAKRALAEAKVPFEVPYGADREARVSSVLEVIYLIFNEGYSATAGDDLVRPALCEDALRLARVLSSLMPKEPEVHGLASLLEFQASRIAARTGPDGEPVLLADQNRNQWNRLLIRRGIEALQRAGDGPYSVQAAIAACHTHTTRYEDTDWASIAALYGRLVELTPSPVIELNRAVAVAMSQGPAAGLALVDALRGEGALKGYHLLPSVRGDLLLRLGRAREARAEFERAAALTGNAREKELLLERASRIGPGGGQAG, encoded by the coding sequence GTGGCCGTGACGGCAGCAAGCGCGACCGAAGCGGTCGAAGCGGTATTCAGGATCGAGTCGGCGCGGATCATCGCGGGAGTCGCCCGCATCGTCCGGGACGTCGGCATCGCCGAGGAACTCGCCCAGGACGCTCTGGTCGCCGCCCTGGAGCAGTGGCCCGCGTCCGGCGTCCCGGACAAGCCGGGCGCCTGGTTCATGGCCACCGCCAAGCACCGCGCGATCGACCTGGTACGCCGTAAGGAGACGTACGCCCGCAAGCTGGCCGAGGTCGGCCGGGCGATGGAGGACGTGCCGCCGCCCGACCAGGCTGACCTGGACGATCCGGACCGCATCGACGACGACCTGCTGCGGCTCATCTTCACCGCCTGCCATCCCGTCCTGTCCACCCCGGCCCGCATCGCGCTCACCCTGCGACTGCTCGGCGGCCTGACGACACAGGAGATCGCCCGCGCCTTCCTGGCCCCGGAGCCGACCGTCGCCCAGCGCATCGTCCGCGCGAAACGCGCCCTCGCCGAGGCCAAAGTCCCCTTCGAGGTGCCGTACGGCGCCGACCGCGAGGCCCGCGTCTCCTCCGTGCTCGAAGTCATCTACCTCATCTTCAACGAGGGGTATTCCGCGACGGCGGGCGACGACCTGGTGCGCCCGGCGCTGTGCGAGGACGCGCTCCGGCTGGCGCGGGTGCTGTCGTCCCTGATGCCGAAGGAGCCCGAAGTCCACGGCCTGGCCTCATTGTTGGAGTTTCAGGCCTCCCGCATCGCGGCCCGTACGGGGCCCGACGGCGAGCCCGTGCTGCTCGCCGACCAGAACCGCAACCAGTGGAACCGCCTGCTCATCCGGCGTGGCATCGAGGCTCTCCAGCGCGCGGGCGACGGGCCGTATTCCGTGCAGGCCGCCATCGCCGCCTGCCACACGCACACGACCCGCTACGAGGACACCGACTGGGCGTCGATCGCCGCACTGTACGGCCGCCTCGTCGAACTGACGCCGTCGCCCGTGATCGAGCTGAACCGGGCGGTCGCCGTCGCGATGTCGCAGGGCCCCGCCGCCGGGCTCGCACTGGTCGACGCGCTGCGCGGTGAAGGGGCCCTGAAGGGCTACCACCTGCTGCCGAGCGTACGAGGAGACCTCCTCCTGCGCCTCGGGCGGGCGCGGGAGGCCCGTGCCGAGTTCGAACGAGCCGCGGCTCTGACGGGCAACGCACGCGAGAAGGAACTCCTCCTGGAGCGCGCCTCGCGCATCGGACCCGGTGGTGGTCAAGCGGGGTGA